One region of Drosophila teissieri strain GT53w chromosome 2L, Prin_Dtei_1.1, whole genome shotgun sequence genomic DNA includes:
- the LOC122626009 gene encoding uncharacterized protein LOC122626009 isoform X1 has protein sequence MWSLSPRLFKNPERKQRLAKFQVEDGLVVEMDTPQKTRRIHEVAQIGDDLTATLASPSKNYSSDRSIPLTKLEKEDKKEEDFWELKQVFQKMDLSDQILLYRSFRLLPSACCTLWRITRKRLDFRTLHKDLSEESQKHLLVHMMDNFKYAYFVADKLQENLNVLERAGVKSLVSVQHCELLREENSVTKVKAFSHPAGGDSAGSRMAQWPLHALPKLMRNLRRLKASCEIQVHFIEHFQDLELLVLYGFISQTALTGILERCHKLARLFLRFDCDTLSLKFIDKCSNLRDLSLTTGLFAHQKDLVLKLTALRLLELTQCQTRYRLTLECLQFILNRRNDSVELIQIDCKGFQDPNWMREVGLDRCSRLRGLVLANCYFRDREIRWLSFPKVQKYIALTNCHDIKDYQLLDIVRNCPGLNDIYLIDCPQLSWKVLQGICRIRKSENLNYPITVILNQCSELRQAYQSMYSNYWCFKLSYLRIERVIQECPPITDIQIYFNNSQ, from the exons ATGTGGAGTCTTAGTCCTAGGTTATTTAAGAATCCAGAGAGGAAACAGCGTTTGGCAAAGTTCCAAGTTGAAGACGGTTTGGTGGTCGAGATGGACACTCCTCAGAAAACCCGTCGAATTCATGAGGTAGCCCAAATTGGAGACGACTTGACTGCCACTTTGGCAAGTCCATCGAAAAACTATTCATCTGATAGATCTATTCCCCTAACGAAACTTGAGAAAGAAGACAAGAAAGAGGAGGACTTCTGGGAGCTTAAGCaagtttttcaaaaaatgGACTTGTCCGACCAGATCCTCCTCTACCGCTCCTTTCGCCTCCTCCCCTCCGCTTGCTGCACCCTTTGGCGGATCACCAGGAAACGTCTCGACTTCCGCACTCTTCACAAGGATCTCAGCGAGGAGTCGCAGAAACATCTTCTTGTCCACATGATGGATAATTTCAAGTACGCTTACTTCGTCGCAGATAAACTACAG GAAAACCTTAATGTTTTAGAAAGAGCAGGAGTGAAGTCGCTAGTCTCCGTGCAACACTGCGAATTGCTGAGGGAAGAGAATTCCGTAACGAAAGTTAAGGCTTTTAGTCACCCCGCTGGAGGAGATTCAGCTGGAAGTAGAATGGCCCAGTGGCCACTGCATGCGCTGCCCAAACTAATGAGAAATTTGCGCCGACTAAAGGCCAGCTGCGAAATCCAGGTGCACTTCATCGAACATTTTCAGGATCTGGAGTTACTAGTACTGTATGGCTTCATTTCGCAGACTGCTCTCACGGGGATCTTAGAACGGTGCCACAAATTGGCCAGATTATTCCTTCGATTCGATTGCGATACCTTGAGCCTAAAGTTCATTGATAAGTGTTCTAATCTGAGAGACTTATCTTTGACCACAGGACTGTTCGCCCACCAAAAGGACCTTGTCTTGAAACTGACTGCTCTTCGCCTGCTGGAGTTGACACAATGTCAAACGAGATATCGGCTGACATTGGAGTGCCTGCAATTTATACTGAACCGACGGAATGACTCTGTGGAACTAATTCAAATAGATTGCAAGGGCTTTCAGGACCCCAACTGGATGAGGGAGGTGGGTCTGGATCGGTGCTCTCGATTGCGAGGATTGGTCCTTGCAAACTGCTATTTTCGTGACCGCGAGATCCGTTGGCTCTCATTTCCAAAAGTTCAGAAATACATTGCTTTAACCAACTGTCATGATATTAAGGACTACCAGTTGCTTGATATAGTGAGAAATTGTCCCGGTCTCAACGATATCTACTTGATTGACTGTCCACAGTTGAGCTGGAAGGTCCTTCAAGGAATTTGCCGCATCCGGAAGAGTGAAAATCTCAACTATCCCATTACCGTGATCCTCAATCAGTGCTCGGAACTCAGGCAGGCCTATCAGTCTATG TACTCGAACTACTGGTGCTTCAAGCTGTCGTACCTCAGAATAGAACGCGTAATTCAGGAATGTCCACCGATTACAGATATTCAGATTTATTTCAACAACAGCCAATAG
- the LOC122626009 gene encoding uncharacterized protein LOC122626009 isoform X2, with translation MWSLSPRLFKNPERKQRLAKFQVEDGLVVEMDTPQKTRRIHEVAQIGDDLTATLASPSKNYSSDRSIPLTKLEKEDKKEEDFWELKQVFQKMDLSDQILLYRSFRLLPSACCTLWRITRKRLDFRTLHKDLSEESQKHLLVHMMDNFKYAYFVADKLQENLNVLERAGVKSLVSVQHCELLREENSVTKVKAFSHPAGGDSAGSRMAQWPLHALPKLMRNLRRLKASCEIQVHFIEHFQDLELLVLYGFISQTALTGILERCHKLARLFLRFDCDTLSLKFIDKCSNLRDLSLTTGLFAHQKDLVLKLTALRLLELTQCQTRYRLTLECLQFILNRRNDSVELIQIDCKGFQDPNWMREVGLDRCSRLRGLVLANCYFRDREIRWLSFPKVQKYIALTNCHDIKDYQLLDILSWKVLQGICRIRKSENLNYPITVILNQCSELRQAYQSMYSNYWCFKLSYLRIERVIQECPPITDIQIYFNNSQ, from the exons ATGTGGAGTCTTAGTCCTAGGTTATTTAAGAATCCAGAGAGGAAACAGCGTTTGGCAAAGTTCCAAGTTGAAGACGGTTTGGTGGTCGAGATGGACACTCCTCAGAAAACCCGTCGAATTCATGAGGTAGCCCAAATTGGAGACGACTTGACTGCCACTTTGGCAAGTCCATCGAAAAACTATTCATCTGATAGATCTATTCCCCTAACGAAACTTGAGAAAGAAGACAAGAAAGAGGAGGACTTCTGGGAGCTTAAGCaagtttttcaaaaaatgGACTTGTCCGACCAGATCCTCCTCTACCGCTCCTTTCGCCTCCTCCCCTCCGCTTGCTGCACCCTTTGGCGGATCACCAGGAAACGTCTCGACTTCCGCACTCTTCACAAGGATCTCAGCGAGGAGTCGCAGAAACATCTTCTTGTCCACATGATGGATAATTTCAAGTACGCTTACTTCGTCGCAGATAAACTACAG GAAAACCTTAATGTTTTAGAAAGAGCAGGAGTGAAGTCGCTAGTCTCCGTGCAACACTGCGAATTGCTGAGGGAAGAGAATTCCGTAACGAAAGTTAAGGCTTTTAGTCACCCCGCTGGAGGAGATTCAGCTGGAAGTAGAATGGCCCAGTGGCCACTGCATGCGCTGCCCAAACTAATGAGAAATTTGCGCCGACTAAAGGCCAGCTGCGAAATCCAGGTGCACTTCATCGAACATTTTCAGGATCTGGAGTTACTAGTACTGTATGGCTTCATTTCGCAGACTGCTCTCACGGGGATCTTAGAACGGTGCCACAAATTGGCCAGATTATTCCTTCGATTCGATTGCGATACCTTGAGCCTAAAGTTCATTGATAAGTGTTCTAATCTGAGAGACTTATCTTTGACCACAGGACTGTTCGCCCACCAAAAGGACCTTGTCTTGAAACTGACTGCTCTTCGCCTGCTGGAGTTGACACAATGTCAAACGAGATATCGGCTGACATTGGAGTGCCTGCAATTTATACTGAACCGACGGAATGACTCTGTGGAACTAATTCAAATAGATTGCAAGGGCTTTCAGGACCCCAACTGGATGAGGGAGGTGGGTCTGGATCGGTGCTCTCGATTGCGAGGATTGGTCCTTGCAAACTGCTATTTTCGTGACCGCGAGATCCGTTGGCTCTCATTTCCAAAAGTTCAGAAATACATTGCTTTAACCAACTGTCATGATATTAAGGACTACCAGTTGCTTGATATA TTGAGCTGGAAGGTCCTTCAAGGAATTTGCCGCATCCGGAAGAGTGAAAATCTCAACTATCCCATTACCGTGATCCTCAATCAGTGCTCGGAACTCAGGCAGGCCTATCAGTCTATG TACTCGAACTACTGGTGCTTCAAGCTGTCGTACCTCAGAATAGAACGCGTAATTCAGGAATGTCCACCGATTACAGATATTCAGATTTATTTCAACAACAGCCAATAG
- the LOC122626009 gene encoding dynein regulatory complex subunit 6 isoform X3: MWSLSPRLFKNPERKQRLAKFQVEDGLVVEMDTPQKTRRIHEVAQIGDDLTATLASPSKNYSSDRSIPLTKLEKEDKKEEDFWELKQVFQKMDLSDQILLYRSFRLLPSACCTLWRITRKRLDFRTLHKDLSEESQKHLLVHMMDNFKYAYFVADKLQENLNVLERAGVKSLVSVQHCELLREENSVTKVKAFSHPAGGDSAGSRMAQWPLHALPKLMRNLRRLKASCEIQTALTGILERCHKLARLFLRFDCDTLSLKFIDKCSNLRDLSLTTGLFAHQKDLVLKLTALRLLELTQCQTRYRLTLECLQFILNRRNDSVELIQIDCKGFQDPNWMREVGLDRCSRLRGLVLANCYFRDREIRWLSFPKVQKYIALTNCHDIKDYQLLDIVRNCPGLNDIYLIDCPQLSWKVLQGICRIRKSENLNYPITVILNQCSELRQAYQSMYSNYWCFKLSYLRIERVIQECPPITDIQIYFNNSQ; encoded by the exons ATGTGGAGTCTTAGTCCTAGGTTATTTAAGAATCCAGAGAGGAAACAGCGTTTGGCAAAGTTCCAAGTTGAAGACGGTTTGGTGGTCGAGATGGACACTCCTCAGAAAACCCGTCGAATTCATGAGGTAGCCCAAATTGGAGACGACTTGACTGCCACTTTGGCAAGTCCATCGAAAAACTATTCATCTGATAGATCTATTCCCCTAACGAAACTTGAGAAAGAAGACAAGAAAGAGGAGGACTTCTGGGAGCTTAAGCaagtttttcaaaaaatgGACTTGTCCGACCAGATCCTCCTCTACCGCTCCTTTCGCCTCCTCCCCTCCGCTTGCTGCACCCTTTGGCGGATCACCAGGAAACGTCTCGACTTCCGCACTCTTCACAAGGATCTCAGCGAGGAGTCGCAGAAACATCTTCTTGTCCACATGATGGATAATTTCAAGTACGCTTACTTCGTCGCAGATAAACTACAG GAAAACCTTAATGTTTTAGAAAGAGCAGGAGTGAAGTCGCTAGTCTCCGTGCAACACTGCGAATTGCTGAGGGAAGAGAATTCCGTAACGAAAGTTAAGGCTTTTAGTCACCCCGCTGGAGGAGATTCAGCTGGAAGTAGAATGGCCCAGTGGCCACTGCATGCGCTGCCCAAACTAATGAGAAATTTGCGCCGACTAAAGGCCAGCTGCGAAATCCAG ACTGCTCTCACGGGGATCTTAGAACGGTGCCACAAATTGGCCAGATTATTCCTTCGATTCGATTGCGATACCTTGAGCCTAAAGTTCATTGATAAGTGTTCTAATCTGAGAGACTTATCTTTGACCACAGGACTGTTCGCCCACCAAAAGGACCTTGTCTTGAAACTGACTGCTCTTCGCCTGCTGGAGTTGACACAATGTCAAACGAGATATCGGCTGACATTGGAGTGCCTGCAATTTATACTGAACCGACGGAATGACTCTGTGGAACTAATTCAAATAGATTGCAAGGGCTTTCAGGACCCCAACTGGATGAGGGAGGTGGGTCTGGATCGGTGCTCTCGATTGCGAGGATTGGTCCTTGCAAACTGCTATTTTCGTGACCGCGAGATCCGTTGGCTCTCATTTCCAAAAGTTCAGAAATACATTGCTTTAACCAACTGTCATGATATTAAGGACTACCAGTTGCTTGATATAGTGAGAAATTGTCCCGGTCTCAACGATATCTACTTGATTGACTGTCCACAGTTGAGCTGGAAGGTCCTTCAAGGAATTTGCCGCATCCGGAAGAGTGAAAATCTCAACTATCCCATTACCGTGATCCTCAATCAGTGCTCGGAACTCAGGCAGGCCTATCAGTCTATG TACTCGAACTACTGGTGCTTCAAGCTGTCGTACCTCAGAATAGAACGCGTAATTCAGGAATGTCCACCGATTACAGATATTCAGATTTATTTCAACAACAGCCAATAG